In Prunus dulcis chromosome 2, ALMONDv2, whole genome shotgun sequence, a single genomic region encodes these proteins:
- the LOC117619453 gene encoding uncharacterized protein LOC117619453 — MKSGLLVKELGIQLVQVQQEENHNMMSISTDSSYDDRIWYNKRLGDSDEEDKREEVFSRFVCLPDEEEEQQDDITVATTTGSNNSGGLRGWKVLAACFCCPVGMKM; from the exons ATGAAATCTGGGCTTCTGGTAAAGGAGTTGGGCATCCAACTTGTGCAGGTGCAACAAGAAGAGAATCATAATATGATGAGTATTTCCACAGATTCTTCTTATGATGATCGAATATGGTATAATAAGCGCCTTGGGGACTctgatgaagaagataagaGAG AGGAGGTTTTCTCTCGTTTTGTATGTTTAccagacgaagaagaagagcaacaGGATGATATCACAGTTGCAACCACTACAGGCAGCAATAACTCCGGCGGCCTCCGTGGCTGGAAGGTGCTCGCAGCTTGTTTCTGTTGTCCTGTTGGTATGAAAATGTAG